A segment of the Streptococcus chenjunshii genome:
GTTGAATGAAAAAAGCCGGAAAATGATGTTAATCCGGACTGTTAACTGATTATGCCGATATTGGTCAGCGGCCAGAAGCGGAATTTCACTTCACCGGCGATAGCGCTTTTAGCAAAGGTTCCGACCTCACGGCTGTCTTTAGAGACAATGCGGTCATCTCCCAACAGATAATACTGGCCTTCAGGAACCTGAACAGTGAAATCGGTTTGTCCGTCTGCATCAGTAGTGAAAGCCTCTGCTTGAGCAGCCAGTTCTTGAAACAAGACATTGTAAGAATAGGTGTTTTGAAGTTTGTCCTGAGCAAATTTTTCTTTATAATCATCCAAGTAGGCTTCGTC
Coding sequences within it:
- the lepB gene encoding signal peptidase I, with the translated sequence MKKFIKEWGPFTLLLTVIVLLRLFIFIPVEVDGHSMDPTLAEGDRLIMVTTAKIQRFDIVVADETEEGETKQVVKRVIGMPGDTVSYTNDVLTINGKEVDEAYLDDYKEKFAQDKLQNTYSYNVLFQELAAQAEAFTTDADGQTDFTVQVPEGQYYLLGDDRIVSKDSREVGTFAKSAIAGEVKFRFWPLTNIGIIS